The following proteins come from a genomic window of Bactrocera dorsalis isolate Fly_Bdor chromosome 6, ASM2337382v1, whole genome shotgun sequence:
- the LOC115066622 gene encoding uncharacterized protein LOC115066622: MAKKGEIRKWNAENMKKAIQAVRAEKMGILLASKTYGVPFATLQRAARSDKTIDEILAIPLGRRPVFNRDVELELVRYLREMEAKFCGLTRSEVRSLAFQLAKRNNIENPFSIIRECAGKDWLRSFLNRHKTEISLRSATGTSIERIKGFNVENVSKFYNLLEQEFEKHKFSATRIWNVDETGVSIVQSKQPKILAAKGKRQIGCMTSAERGSLITVISCMSAGGAFVPPFFIFSRKNPSPLLMKHAPPGSDSACHISGWIQIPIFTAWFDHFLRFTNPSKENPILLILDGHYSHTRNVDVLDKARQNGVIILSLPPHCTHKMQPLDKAFMGPLKTYYNDEIRRFMREQGRKVTQFDVVELFSKAYLKVQTAQIAINGFKCTGIYPFDKNIFQESDFMEQRQENPLKDTQPIEDIFLEEPVASTSRAAMKNFVTPWQISPPPKLKLSTSSRGKRSESTVLTTSPYKALLEESIRNVEKRKKKGNVKDIPHSRKTKTQRATKTRETSSSESEKSLHLPSSDEECWAETPPSKDTACAFCNKNFETDKGSIAWVPCLLCDLVWAHSKCLPKRQAIFVCESCQTF, from the coding sequence ATGGCGAAGAAAGGGGAAATTCGTAAGTGGAATgcagaaaacatgaaaaaagcCATACAGGCTGTAAGAGCCGAAAAGATGGGAATACTTCTGGCATCGAAAACGTATGGTGTCCCATTTGCAACCTTGCAAAGAGCTGCCCGCAGCGATAAAACAATCGACGAAATATTAGCTATTCCATTGGGACGTAGGCCGGTTTTTAACCGAGATGTTGAATTAGAGCTGGTAAGATATTTGAGAGAAATGGAGGCAAAGTTTTGTGGGCTCACTCGAAGTGAAGTGCGTTCGCTTGCATTTCAATTAGCAAAGCGAAATAATATTGAGAACCCATTTTCCATAATCAGGGAATGCGCCGGAAAAGATTGGTTGCGTAGCTTTCTAAATAGACATAAAACGGAAATAAGTTTACGCTCTGCCACAGGTACTTCAATCGAGAGAATCAAAGGATTCAATGTGGAAAATGTGAGCAAGTTCTATAATTTATTGGAGCAGGAGTTTGAGAAGCATAAATTTTCTGCAACTAGAATATGGAATGTTGATGAGACAGGAGTGTCTATCGTGCAAAGTAAGCAGCCAAAAATTTTAGCAGCAAAAGGCAAAAGGCAAATTGGTTGCATGACTTCAGCAGAAAGAGGATCTCTCATAACAGTTATAAGCTGCATGAGCGCAGGAGGAGCCTTTGTTCcaccatttttcattttttcaagaaaaaatccATCTCCGCTTTTAATGAAACATGCTCCCCCTGGTTCCGATTCTGCTTGTCACATATCGGGATGGATACAAATACCAATATTTACCGCGTGGTTTGATCACTTTTTGCGATTCACTAATCCATCAAAGGAGAACCCAATCTTGCTTATTTTAGATGGCCACTACAGTCATACGCGAAATGTTGATGTTTTGGATAAGGCTCGTCAAAATGGCGTCATTATCTTATCATTGCCACCTCATTGTACACACAAAATGCAACCCTTAGATAAAGCATTTATGGGTCCTCTCAAAACATATTACAATGACGAAATAAGACGATTTATGCGAGAGCAAGGCCGAAAGGTGACACAATTTGATGTAGTTGAGCTGTTTTCAAAGGCTTATCTGAAAGTTCAAACGGCACAGATAGCAATTAATGGGTTCAAATGCACTGGTATCTATCcctttgataaaaatattttccaggaAAGTGATTTTATGGAGCAACGCCAAGAAAATCCGCTGAAAGATACTCAACCTAtagaagatatatttttagaagAACCAGTGGCCAGCACAAGTAGGGCAGCGATGAAAAATTTCGTCACACCTTGGCAGATATCCCCACCACCTAAGCTAAAACTGTCTACCAGCTCCAGAGGCAAACGATCAGAATCGACAGTGTTAACAACATCACCATATAAAGCGCTTTTGGAGGAAAGCATCAGAAATGTTGAAAAGCGCAAGAAAAAAGGAAATGTAAAAGACATACCGCATTCACGTAAAACCAAAACACAACGGGCAACCAAAACTAGGGAAACTTCTTCGAGCGAGTCGGAAAAAAGCTTGCATCTTCCCAGTTCAGATGAGGAATGTTGGGCGGAAACACCACCTAGTAAGGATACTGCGTGCgctttttgcaacaaaaactttGAGACGGATAAAGGAAGTATTGCTTGGGTACCATGTTTGCTATGCGACTTAGTTTGGGCACATAGCAAATGTCTCCCTAAGCGTCAAGCAATATTTGTTTGCGAGTCCTgccaaacattttaa